From a region of the Cololabis saira isolate AMF1-May2022 chromosome 8, fColSai1.1, whole genome shotgun sequence genome:
- the LOC133449178 gene encoding uncharacterized protein LOC133449178: MALKSHALSVTGFDPEDLAVDVGYWFKDSTNRKGYLSEFCEFHGSEYMEKLQHISIRWLSLERCLTRLLQQYEPLTSYFKSLNEKQPRFRRPVDAFSNPLTEVYLLFYQATLPAFSTLNLLLQREKSSIFLLHEEMTKFIRKLCAKFLKLAALQNQGVHEIQYKDHSNQLFPELLPFHGPQEHDQLREEFLDYQLMDIPMPQDPATFDTEAFWGNMSSLKNRVTGLSRFGRLSEIAKLECFHTPMQMRRECSPWWD, encoded by the exons ATGGCTCTCAAGTCTCACGCATTGAGC GTGACTGGATTTGATCCAGAGGATCTGGCTGTGGATGTTGGATACTGGTTTAAGGATAGCACCAACCGTAAGGGTTACCTGTCAG AATTCTGTGAGTTCCATGGAAGCGAGTACATGGAAAAACTTCAACACATTTCCATTCGTTGGCTGAGCCTGGAGAGGTGTTTGACTCGCCTTCTGCAGCAGTATGAGCCACTCACCAGCTACTTCAAGTCATTAA ATGAGAAACAACCAAGGTTTAGAAGGCCGGTGGATGCATTTTCTAACCCATTAACAGAGGTGTACCTCCTCTTCTACCAAGCAACATTGCCAGCCTTCTCCACCTTAAACCTCCTACTCCAGAGAGAGAAGTCCTCAATCTTCCTTCTACATGAAGAG ATGACAAAGTTCATCCGCAAGTTGTGTGCAAAGTTTCTGAAGCTTGCAGCACTGCAGAACCAAGGAGTTCATGAAATCCAATACAAGGACCATTCAAACCAACT GTTTCCTGAACTGCTTCCATTCCACGGACCCCAAGAGCATGATCAGCTCAGGGAGGAGTTCCTGGACTATCAACTGATGGACATCCCTATGCCccaagacccagccacgtttgaCACTGAGGCTTTCTGGGGGAATATGTCATCACTGAAGAACAGG GTGACTGGTTTGAGCAGATTTGGACGGCTGTCTGAGATTGCCAAATTGGAGTGCTTCCACACTCCAATGCAGATGCGGAGAGAGTGTTCTCCATGGTGGGActga
- the mtmr14 gene encoding myotubularin-related protein 14, which produces MMAASPPAPAGGPAAAGPAGPPAGPGLRRGEEIADLIELFSRTQYRAKEVSPRVETIEKRCLELFAKDYKYSIIHNANGEVCGHYPRQIVYLEYECTDVERDRFESTVQVSKLQDLVNRSKMARCRGRFVCPVILYNGKHICRSSTLAGWGELYGRTGYNYIFSGGTDDTWTETEEYPEDDSAVRNGESQLFDKVRGHDIKLLRYLSVRYICDLMVENKKVKFGLNVTSSEKVDKAQRYADFTLLSVPYPGCEFFKDYKDRDYTAEGLVFNWNQDYVDAPLTIPSCFTQNLNIDWTQYQSWDLVEQTQNYLKLLLHIINSDDDSGLLVHCISGWDRTPLFVSLLRLSLWADGAVHASLEPAEILYLTIAYDWFLFGHMLPDRLSKGEEIFFFCFNFLKHIVSEKFSAVKKQRRKNSHFRDGEFTVEDLCQLKSRDRGSVTSLSSDFSLITEEVGGASGPTAEALDLFINQPQAANWRKVPTSSPQMVLWCKQNPVEEQSSHPINEGRSSSSSSSNQSEHGVTRTGSSPLAVPGRRLAADYARSGSSLSTDYGSWQIVSGCGSIHDNHFPPPLASVSSNSSAVAAAYDSPLPFSFQDEGPTGRMCSFPPERQARLEAVREVFLAAYSSTVGLKSSTPSPSGAISGLLEQFARGVGLRGTNAIV; this is translated from the exons ATGATGGCCGCCTCCCCCCCCGCCCCGGCCGGCGGGCCCGCGGCCGCAGGGCCGGCCGGCCCGCCGGCGGGCCCGGGGCTCCGCCGGGGAGAGGAGATAGCGGACCTGATAGAGCTGTTCTCCAGGACGCAGTACCGAGCCAAGGAGGTGTCTCCCCGG GTGGAGACGATAGAGAAACGTTGTCTGGAGCTGTTTGCCAAAGATTACAAGTACAGTATCATCCATAACGCCAATGGAGAAGTGTGCGGCCACTACCCTCGTCAGATCGTCTACCTGGAGTATGAATGCACAGATGTGGAGAGAGACAG GTTCGAGAGCACGGTGCAGGTCAGTAAACTCCAGGACCTGGTTAACCGGAGTAAGATGGCTCGCTGTAGAGGAAGGTTCGTCTGTCCGGTCATCCTCTACAATGGAAag CATATTTGCCGGTCGTCCACTCTGGCGGGCTGGGGGGAGCTGTACGGACGCACAGGCTACAACTACATTTTCTCAG GGGGCACTGATGACACGTGGACGGAGACGGAGGAATATCCCGAGGATGACAGTGCAGTCAG GAACGGAGAGTCCCAGCTCTTTGACAAGGTCCGAGGTCACGACATTAAGCTGCTACGCTATCTCTCAGTCCGCTACATCTGCGACCTGATGGTGGAGAACAAAAAGGTCAAGTTTGGCCTGAA TGTGACGTCCTCTGAGAAGGTGGACAAGGCCCAACGCTATGCAGACTTCACCTTACTCTCTGTGCCTTACCCAG GGTGTGAGTTTTTTAAGGACTACAAGGACAGAGACTACACGGCTGAGGGTCTGGTGTTCAACTGGAATCAG GACTACGTGGACGCTCCCCTGACAATCCCCTCGTGCTTTACTCAGAACCTGAACATTGACTGGACTCAGTACCAG TCGTGGGACCTGGTGGAGCAGACCCAGAACTACCTGAAGCTGCTTTTGCACATCATCAACAGTGACG ATGACAGCGGCCTTCTGGTACACTGCATATCAGGCTGGGACCGGACCCCCCTCTTCGTGTCCCTGCTCAGACTCTCCCTGTGGGCG GATGGTGCTGTGCACGCCAGCCTGGAACCTGCTGAGATCCTGTATCTGACCATCGCTTATGACTGGTTTCTCTTCGG TCACATGTTGCCAGATCGACTCTCCAAAGGGGAAGAG attttctttttttgcttcaaTTTTTTGAAGCACATTGTCTCAGAGAAGTTCTCTGCTGTTAAGAAACAGAG aaGAAAAAACTCCCACTTCAGAGACGGTGAATTCACTGTGGAAGACCTCTGCCAGCTGA AATCCAGGGATCGGGGCAGTGTGACCAGTCTGAGCAGCGACTTCTCCCTCATCACGGAGGAGGTGGGCGGAGCCTCCGGCCCCACCGCCGAAGCGCTGGACCTGTTCATCAACCAGCCGCAGGCCGCCAACTG GAGAAAAGTCCCGACCTCGTCCCCTCAGATGGTCCTGTGGTGTAAACAGAACCCCGTGGAGGAGCAGTCCTCCCATCCCATCAACGAGGGCAGGTcgtccagctcctcctcctccaaccagTCAGAACACGGAGTCACTCGCACTGGCAGCAGCCCCCTGGCCGTCCCCGGCCGGAG GTTAGCGGCAGATTACGCCCGGTCCGGGTCCTCCCTGTCCACGGACTACGGGAGTTGGCAGATCGTTTCTGGCTGTGGCAGTATCCATGACAACCACTTCCCCCCACCGCTGGCCTCAGTTTCTTCAAACTCCTCTGCTGTGGCCGCTGCCTACGACTCGCCGCTGCCCTTCAGTTTCCAGGACGAAGGGCCGACTGGACGAAT